The genomic window TCTATACTCCGTCGTATCCACAGGCTGTTGCACATCCTTCAATTCCACTGCGACCTTATCCTCTTGAATTCTGCCGTCATCATCATCGCCCGTAACCGCATCGCTAATGTTTTGACCCGTTTCCTTAGCCGCTTTCCACGCACCATCCATCGCATCCTTCATGTTATCACCCGTGCTGACGGCTGCGTCGGTCGCTTTCTTCACCCCTTCCTTTGCCTTGTCTGCCACGTAACTCGTCGTGGACTTATCGTCATGAGTAGAGCCCTACAAATAAATCCGTAATTTATTAGCGATAataccaaataaatatatacttttgacGAGAAAAGTGGACACACCTCCGTTTGCTTAAATCCGGTTGAGAAGTGGTTGATTCCGATTGTAGCTTGTCGGAGAGCATAACCGGAGAAATCTCCCCCAGGAGTTCTTGAAACATTCACCGCCGTGAGTCTCTTCACCAAAAACCTAGTCGCCATTGTTAATTTTCGTTGTCTTGATTAGATTTTAATCTGTTGTTTCCCATTATCCCTCACTCGCTTAAGAAGTAGTTAGCGAAGATCCAAAGGTTACGGAAGTCAGTGGAATGGTGGGAGTATCAGACCAGCGACACGTGGACAAACGTACGACACGTTTCTCAGTTAATGTCTCACTTCTCGACACGTGCTCGAGACGGTTCCCATATCCTTATTATTGGGCCGTTTCTATATTTTGGCCCGTTGTAGCCATTTAGGCCCATTATAGTTAGTTAGGGCCCAGTTTCTGAAGCATAGCTGGAAAATGTTCTCTTTAATCTGGAAACTACAGAATAACAGAACAGAGAGATTACGATCGCCGGCGATTCAAAGAAGCAGATAGAAAAATGGCGGAGATGAAGAGTGTCGGAGTAGTTGGTGCTGGACAAATGGGTTCAGGAATCGCGCAACTCGCCGCCACGAGTGGCCTCGACGTTTGGCTCATGGACGCTGATCGAGATGCCCTCTCTCGAGCCACCGCAGCTATCTCCTCCTCCGTCAAACGATTCGTCTCCAAAGGTCTAATCTCCAAGGCAAGATCCTCCTTGTAATTTagattttcaatttattaagTATTTCTTTCTCCGTCGAATCAACTAATTGAGAGATCACCGTTTTAGCaaacatattcaaatcatAGCCTGTActgtttttgatttgtatgCTCGCTCACGCATATTGATTCTTAGGCTACTTCACGATCCTATGTTAGTTTTATGATAGTGTTAAGACTTTGATATATTTTGCAGGATTTAGGAAAATGTAAAATGGGAGAAATTTGTGGTGATTTATTAAGACGAGAGTGATTTTGTATGTTGCAGGAAGTTGGTGATGATGCTATGCATCGTCTACGATTAACATCGAATCTTGAAGATTTGTGTTCTGCTGATATCATCGTTGAAGCCATTGTGGAATCAGAAGACATTAAGAAGAAGCTGTTTAAGGATCTAGATGGTATAGCTAAGAGTTCTGCGATTTTAGCTTCTAACACAAGTTCTATATCCATTACTCGTCTTGCATCTGCTACGAGAAGACCCAGCCAGGTTTAAGACTCTTTTACTTCCTCTGCTTGAGTTGATTATTTATCTGTTCATGAGTTTTCAGGTGCGATCATTTCGAACCTTATATTAAGTGTTTGTTTATCGTCTATAGGTCATTGGAATGCACTTTATGAACCCTCCTCCAATAATGAAACTGGTTGAAATCATTCGCGGTGCAGATACCTCAGAAGAGACGTTTCTTGCTACAAAAGTTCTGGCTGAAAggtttgatattttcttgaaataaaGTTTACATTGTATGAGATATTTTCAACTTAGTATCAAATGTTGGaatgaaatcaaatgcatTATCTATCAAAACTGTTACCTTTGGGTCACTCGAACGCAGATTACAAATCTCTTTTAAGGTCGAGAACAATTTGATTATAGGACATCCTTGAAATAGCCTTCTTGTGTTTGATTGCGCGGTTTAACTAACTAAATCGCTGATTCAGTTACTCTCTTTAGATTTAAATTTAACTGTATATCCCTGAAACCTGCAGGTTTGGCAAGACAACAGTCTGCTCACAAGACTATGCGGGATTCGTAGTGAACCGAATCCTCATGCCTATGATCAATGAAGCGTTCCACACACTTTACACAGGGGTAGCTACAAAGGAAGACATTGACAGCGGAATGAAACACGGCACAAACCACCCGATGGGTCCTTTGGAGTTGGCGGACTTAATCGGTCTAGACGTGTGCTTGTCCGTAATGAAAGTGTTGCACGAGGGACTTGGGGACTCAAAGTACGCACCTTGCCCTCTTCTTGTTCAATACGTTGATGCTGGGAGATTAGGAAGAAAACGAGGAGTAGGAGTTTATGATTACCGTGAAGCTACACAGAAGCTGTCTCCGCGGCTCTGAGAAAGCAAATaccaaagtaaaaaaacaaaaagaagaaacgtTTAGCACTCAAGACAAGAACAGTAAATGCTGTGTGGATCGTTTCTGGattatttctttgttccttTGTTTCTTGGTAGATATGAAGTTACTGGTCATCATTAGCGACCTTGTGTTGTAATCTTGATATTGTACTAAATAAAGTTTAGCTTCAACAAATCAATAAGGTGTTGTTACCATGTTGTTATCtaatcaattttctttataatttttttgtttcaaatttaattatcACTTGCAGTAAAGCGACAAGAAGAAATGTTATCCAAGACAAACCATTATTACTTacttgtttggtttgattggatcaaatatcaaaattcatatatatctttcttcTATCTATTAAGTACTAACCAAAAGTTTGAGggaaattcaaaagaaaaacgtcAGAGAATTTTGTCAAGTTATCAACTTATCATCGATGACGAACAAATTTAAGAGATAATGATTAAAATCGTGAAATGATAACTTTTGTAAGTTGATGATGCAAAGAATAACTAGTCAAATAGCAAAAGACAAATCTCTCTGTTGACGTAAACAAAATCAGCAAAAGACAAATCCCTTACacatttattattactattaatCCAAACTTCAACGGTAACtccttttaaaaatttaaccatGCATTGTTCTTTAATAAATTCAAGggtttatttttcaaattgtaGCGTAATTTTTTCATCTAATCACAAGCTACTAGttgtaaattttatctttcacctctccttttctttatttatttatttaaaaacttaattagcatattttactattttaaagtaaatagTATAATAAGCCGAAACAGGGATAACGATATATTAAAAGCAGAGcaaagttaaaaaagaaatgaaagttCCAGTCGCagtaaaaatttataaacagGTCTCTCAGTCTACATCTCCGGCGATAATCTCGGAGAAGTCACCGGGAACAGAGGCAGAAGCTGCGGCTCAGAATCTCTCGGAGTTGAAATCGGAGACCGGTGCAGGTAATAACCCTTGTCTGCGATACCTCTCTCTTCCTCCGATAATGGCGACATCTTGTCGAAAGGATCGCCTTCGTTTCCGTTGGTTCCCTGCTTTAACGGCGTCACGGGACTGTTAAGTGCAAGCTTGGGGAAATCAAGACAGCTAGGCGACAAAATCTCCTGATTTCTCGGCGAGAATCTTGGACTTCCGGCGCCACCACCACCGATCATGAGTGTATTAATCATGAGACTGTTCTTGAGGTTGTTGTTAAATCCGCCGTGTGATCTTCTCTCGTAAAGTTTGTTACCAGAATGTTTCTTCGGTTGTGCGGTTTTGATCGGTGGAATCACAAAATTACCCTTGCCGGAAGGAGTCGTCGGAGGACGCGGAGAGTCTGGAGATCTTGGGGAGGAGCTTCCGGTGAGCATCTGAACGACTtgtttgaaagaagaagagtcagcTTGAACAAAAGTTGTTGGATAATGATCAGATCTAGTTATGATGTGATGATGTAAAGATCCATTGATAATGGAAGATGAaacagatgatgaagaagatgatggtggGTTTGTTGAAATCTCCATTGATGTTTTATCCTTTTGGaagatttcttgattttaatgGTTTCCTCTAATAGTTTGGAAAATTCTGTGTGAGTTCgagtgaaagagaagaagagatgaaatgaaaatgaaggCTTCTTCATAAGGTTTTGGGATTATAAAAGAAGTTTGAttggttattttatttaatttggaatCTTtctttatgagaaaaaaacttactaaaataaaaatatcatacaGACAAATAAAAGCTGACATGAGGATTTGTGCCCGGGGAATCAAAAGATGTTTTTATTAggcaatttttaatttcttacttTGAATTTGTCTGCCATAGTGCATAAAGGAAATTTTTTGCAAATGAATGAATGGAACTTTGTCTTTATTAGGATTTAGGACTCTACTAATATTGAAattctataatttatttacacaCTATTCATAGAATGCTTGCATAACTTATCgaacaacaaattatatttgatactttagtttttataattataacataattactttttccttttttaaaaataaataaatcatattgCTAAAGTAATTGCTTTGTACGACTTTATGTGCATGCATACAcctctacatatataaatatttagatttttcgTATCTCGGTCTcctataactttttttaatatccaGGAAATGTTCTAAATACCAATCAAACTCGTAAACATGGCCATATTATTGTGTGTGACATCGACgtatcaaattttcatttctgatgatgataaaagaaagaaacttcgAATTATTTGTCTTAGTGGACTATATATGTGCGATATTACACactttctataaaaaaaaatcatgtagaTCATAAATCCTATATAGAAAGTTACTGAAAGTTAccttttttcgttttattggaaatttatgaaaaaaaaaaaaaaaaaaaaaaaagttactgAAAGTACAAACTTCCATTACCTAtaaattacaagaaaaagagaggtattacactataaaataaataaataatgaattAGTCGAGCTTTGAATACGTATAATGCCAACTACGTGTATCTCAAAACTATACATACATTACAATTATTTGGATTAGATTTATATCCTGTCGTTATGACTCGTTCACATAAGTAGACTTTGGTTAAAGAAATTTGTAGACATTTTCTTAATTCATTTTCATTAGAATAAGTCTTAGTCAATATTTCTTTCCTAGAACtaacaaaaatcttttgtaCAAGTTTTAATTTAGACTGGTTATTTTAAGAAACgaagaaaactagaaaaagaaagatgcgATAGGCGTGCATGTATTGAGCCGCAAACcctaattatgattttttaaattaaaagtcGTCTGACTATTGAGACACTTGTACTCctgttattggtttatttCTCATAGCTCGTTGAACGGGCAAATACTCCTATTAGTCTACTTCTACTAACTCTTCTTAACTTCGGATTGGCCGGTCTAATTATTTAGACGAATTAATTATGTCGTGTTTGGTTACACTTAATTCGTAGAAGTACAGATGTTGCGATAGACCGATATGGTTGCTCAGTCCAAGTTTTTGTTcctaaaaatacttttttctcatctttaaTCTACATAATTAAATTGCTCTTCTCACCCgaaaaaaaaacgagttaAAATAGTTACGTTGGTGATAATTAAattgctcttctttttttttgtttttgtttctcaaaaaCTGTTCCTCTTTAAGCTGgcttaatttatttgttaatacGATTATGTAGTATTTGGAATACATTCATTTAGCGCATTGCCGATGGCAACAGAGaaatactttttgtttggatCATATTGATGATATGATTGGTTAACgtaggaaaaaatatattttatcatagCTGTGTTGAAAGTCAATTGCAATAATAAGATGATGAGCCAGAGACTATTTATTAGTATTATCTATGAATGCAAAAACAAActgtaattaataaaatataaattagatgATTCTTTACCGCCTAACccacatagtttttttttgtttgttaattgcCTAATCCCATAGTTGGTTTcccactttctttctttgttacttttttttggttattaatgTGCTTAAGAATATATTCGTACTACCtcaaatttatatgattaaactattaaataacCATTCACCCACCAttactgaaaaagaaaataaaattaaaacattttaaggtAAGCTAACGATGCTTATATTAGTGGCTAACAACGGCTTTCATGTCATAATCATTAAGTAGTAGGATTCTgtaaaattctatatatttcaaGTTAGGTTTAATTATCTTCATTCAAACCAAATATTCCCGTTCTACCTAAATTCTGCCTCAAAAGAATGATAGAAGAGTTTGCCTATCGATATAAATGATTCTGATCTTCTTTTATGATGGATGTAAGatgtttgatgatgataaatcTGTCATCTTTcagttccaaaaaaaaaagatcccAACACATGTGTCAACCACCAACCTTTTTCCGCTGTACAGCGAACACAAAACAATCGATAAAAGTGATTTCTTTTTCCACAaggaaaatattaattattgatgaaacaaagaagCCAAATGAGACGtgttaaaaccctaattcacaGTCGACTTTTCCCCACGAGCTGCCTAGCTTCGTTAACTAACagttcaaacatatatatattatcaaacGAACAGCAAAACAACGATCTTTCATCTACTCAAACTAGACAATAAATTAGATACATACGAGCTTGTCTTATTTGAGCACACACTGTTTCCAGGTCAATTTGGGCCGATATGGCCCATGAGGATATCTTCGGAACCCGCTAATGGATGTACCATGTACGTAAACCCATAACCCTCTCTTGCGTCAGATGATTTCTACAACATGTTTACCTCACTGTAACATAATATATAGGATATCTTGACATTACAGAGAACATGAAGCTATAGCATGTAGACTATATAGTCTTATAAGATGTCATGTGCGTAATAGTCTTGAATCAATGAAGAgagtaaatattgttttttggtaataatgaaaagttgtatacattttaagaaattattattgattAACTCAACTGAATTTCCACCGGCGCTTAGGTCAACGGTAAACGTTGGTTAATAGTCAACGTGAAGCTCCAAGTAAAGTAATGAGTTTGTGCGGTGGCGATGCGATTGTCACAAACACTTGATGTGAGAAATAAACGACACTTGGAGAGAAAACATTAGAGTATCTTAGTCGAGTTTTGCAAGTAATCGTGACGGACATGTGACTCTTACCTAGTTTCGTGGCACATCCACCGTCCCCACACGTGCAAGGTTTTGCATAGGTTTCGGTTTGAGACAACTCATGAACTGCATGACTCTTCTCAAGTTAGAATAACAGTAAACTGTCATATACTGCGTAAGTGACATAAGaatgaaatattattatttattcaatTCAAGTATAATAACTTGCAACAAAAAtgtgatattttaatttggtcTTAGTAGGAGGGAGGAGTTGATTTCGTGACCAAATTTCCCCCCAATTTATACTATCTCAAGAAAAGCTGTGAATACTATTGGTTAATGAATACATTTAATGCGAAAGTACTGCGGTAATTTAGATCCCCCATGCTTCAATCAGAAGACTAACGACAGTTTCCCGAACTTAACAAATCATATGCTTGTTATTTCTTTGTAGATAGAGGATTCTCTGAGAAACATTATATTAATCTTCGAAACTCTTGGTTACGcttgattttaaaatgaaaaagttggaGGGCTAAGAGCATCTCACCATTGGAGAATGGTGAGAGCCATCCATGGGCTCTCaccatttttttaagaataaaattttcaaatttatgagATGAGAGCTtctgttaaatttttataattttgccAAGTTCAATGGTAAGCTCTCTTTGTGGGATtctcagaaaaaaataatatattttttttattatttatttcataaaattgaaaaagattttaatttataaaatattaaacatacaatatattcatacatttaaaataaatttgcaaaaaaaataaaaatgattagttATCCTGTTGATTGTTGCGAAATTTTCTCCATATATGCTCAACCAAATCACTTTTTCATTGTTGATGCATATTTTGATCACGAAGTTGATTTCGCATGCCCATCATATTCTCGATATTTAGAGGCATACCTGTAGAATACGATAAATCGACTTGTGGAGTTTGGTTTCCTTCAACTTGTAGGAATTCTGAAACATCAAACTGAATGTTGTACCCATCTCGTTCGTCTTCGACTATCATATTGTGCAGTATGATACATGCTTTCATaatatttccaattttttcCTTATCCCAAACAAGAGCTGGATTTTTAATAATGTGAAAGCGAGCTTGCAATACTCCAAATGCACGTTCGACATCTTTACGGTCCGCTTCTTGATGTGTTGCAAATAAAGTGGCTTTCCGATTTTGTGGTAGTCGAATAGATTGGATAAAAGTCGCCCATTTTGGATAAATACCATCTGTGAGATAGTAAGCTAAATGATACTCTCGTCCATTGACTTTGTACTTCACATTTGGGGCTCGACCTtgtaatatatcatcaaaaattGGTGATCGATCAAGAATATTTATATCGTTTAAGGTACCTGGAGGTCCAAAAAATACGTGCCAAATCCAGAGATCTTGTGATGCGATCGCCTCTAAAACGATGGTTGGTTTTCCAGAGCCACGTGTATACTGGCCTTTCCAAGCGGTAGGGCAATTCTTCCACTCCCAATGCATACAATCGAGACTTCCTATCATCCCGGGAAATCCGCGTATCTTTCCGATATTGAGTAGTCTTCTCAAATTTGTGGCCGTAGGTGCTCTTAGATATTCATCTCCgaagaaagaaataattcCCTTTGTAAAATTCTCCAAGCAAGACATTGCAGTGGTTTCACCCATACGGAGGTATTCGTCAACCGCATCAGACGCATAGCCATAAGCTAGCAAACGAATGGCTGCCGTACATTTTTGTATTGGAGAGTGTCCAAACCTTCCTGTAGCATCTCTTCGATGTTGAAAGAACATGAGTTCACTGGAGAGTCGATCAACAATACGCAAGAACAACGGCTTCTTCATTCGAAAACGGCGGCGAAAAGTTTGAAGTGGGAAGATCGCATTATCACTAAAATAATCGTTCCATAAAAGGACGTGTCCTTCTTCGCGTTTTCTGTCAAAATAAGCTCGTTTCCTATTTTTCTTGGCCACCTCTTCGCTATTAGACAATTCGACGAACACATTTTCGAATTGTTGATCAAGTAATTGATCAAAGCTTTCTTCCATGGCATCGTTGAAGGGAGTACGAGACGAAGAGGCCATATTATTTGGTAGGTTTGGTGATTGATTATTTTGTGgtagaaacaaagaacaattaagggaaagattgtttttgtagttgaagcaaagaagaataatAGAAAAGATTGATTTGTGAGATATCGAGAGACGATTCCATTATTTATAGTCAAAACATACATAGAATAAAGTTTGTGATACACATTCATTCTAAATTATTCGTGGTACACAATTTTCATACATTATTTGTGGTACATATACAAGTTTCAGTCGTGTGGAAATAAATATACAAGtctccttcttttcttttcgtcTTGACACTCTCCTTTGGCATCTAGCAAAAAAACACTTGCATACATTGGTCTTTTTCGCATCAGACAACACACCACTTGCACACATTGGTCTCTTTGGCATCAGACAACACACCACTACTTTAACCTGTGACACAACAAGACAAATGCATATCAGACAAGACAAGTGCATATCATACAAGACATGTTAAAACATGAtacataaaactaaataatatcATACAAGACAGTTACAAAGCAATAGAGTACCGAGACTTAAACTAGAACTTAATACAATATCATACATGAGACATTAAACAAGAACTTACGAAGCAATATCATACATGggacataaaaacaaaaagcatcTGATGCTTAGCTTAAAACTTAGGACCAAACTAGAACTTAAGACTTATGACCAAAGATCCGTGATTAGCTTATTTTTTAGGAACAAGTCAATGTCCGAAAGAGGCTCAGTTTTTGAAAGTAGTCTTTCAAGCTGTTGATGcttgctttgtttttctttgcgATCCCAATCCTTCTCTTTAAGTTCCCACAAATTCTGAAAATGTTCCACAGACTGGCCTGAATCATCTTTAACCGTGGCTGgcttctttccttcttttatagtgGCTGACTTCCTTGCTTTAGCTTTGGCTGCCTTCACACCAGGAGGACGACTCATGACTGAATCATCTTCAACATGGATTGGTTGGGAACTTGCATTACCATCCCCacacttctttcttttagCATTTTTATCTCCTTTACGACTTGTAGCTTCACACCATTTCTGGTCATACCTTAATTCTCTCCAAGCATGATCTAAAGTGAAATTCTTCTTGGTATCATTGAAGTAGATCTCGTAAGCTAGCTTCATAACATCATCCTCTGACTGACCACTAGTTTTatgagttgttgttgtcttaTAACAACCCACAAACTTGGTGACACTTTTATTGACTTTTCCCCACCTATGTTTACACTTAGCATGTTCTCTCTTTGGCAGACCATCAAGGGAAGGACTAGCAGCAACATATGCTGCAATCCTCTTCCAAAAGGATTGACCTTGTTGGTCATTACCAATCACAGGATCCTTGCTGGTATTGAGCCAAGCACTAACGAGAAcaatatcttcttttgctGTCCATTTCTTTCGTGATATACTTTGCTTCGGTTTGACTTCATCTTCACTTCCTTCAAGATCACTTCCTTCTTCAGACAATTGACTACTAAAAGCTGGGACTTCAGTTGACCCACTTGCAAACTGAGACATGTCTTCTTGTTGACTTTGCAACAGGTCCATAAAACCCGATGACTAATAGAATGGATTCATATCATCCATTTTTTAGATATGAAAGTGAAAGtgattgtgttttgtgttAAGCTGAaggttaaagaagaagactgaaactgattgtgttttgtgttCGGCTTTTTTTAAGTAAGATGACTTTATTGAAGTATTAGCAATGAATGCCAAGGTAAAGACACTAATTGTCTTAACCTACAATACTCCAACTAGAAAACAtttacaaaagcaaaaattgTCCTAATCAAACACAACCCAAGCATTAATCACATAGCACAAACCGGTAATTAAATGAGACAACCACTTTGAACTGACCTTGATTTTGAGGCCGTAATCGATGCCTTCTCCACTTGTGAGATTTGTCCTTTCAACTACTTCATTTAACCTCaccaaaacagagacaaagaaagaaatactaacaataaattttcaaaatgattCAAGTAATTACTAAGATATATTGATGCAATGAGCAAATAAAAGAATCGTGTCTACAGAGTActgaaatcaaacaaagaaacaccAGAGTCTGTGTGTTGGTTATTGCCTAATGCAACTAGAACTTGAAAGCTTTAAGCCTTTAACTAATCTTTTCAGCTTTGATGAAGTTTATATTTCAGAATAAAGATAGCAACTATTTATTAAGGAAACTATTAAGGAAAGATCAAGGCAttcataattcaaaaatatagtCTCCACGCATCCATAATTCAAGAA from Arabidopsis thaliana chromosome 3, partial sequence includes these protein-coding regions:
- a CDS encoding uncharacterized protein (unknown protein; FUNCTIONS IN: molecular_function unknown; LOCATED IN: mitochondrion; EXPRESSED IN: 8 plant structures; EXPRESSED DURING: L mature pollen stage, 4 anthesis, petal differentiation and expansion stage; Has 36 Blast hits to 36 proteins in 15 species: Archae - 0; Bacteria - 0; Metazoa - 1; Fungi - 2; Plants - 33; Viruses - 0; Other Eukaryotes - 0 (source: NCBI BLink).); protein product: MATRFLVKRLTAVNVSRTPGGDFSGYALRQATIGINHFSTGFKQTEGSTHDDKSTTSYVADKAKEGVKKATDAAVSTGDNMKDAMDGAWKAAKETGQNISDAVTGDDDDGRIQEDKVAVELKDVQQPVDTTEYRGVEDLHQQTGGEVKSP
- a CDS encoding 3-hydroxyacyl-CoA dehydrogenase family protein (3-hydroxyacyl-CoA dehydrogenase family protein; FUNCTIONS IN: in 7 functions; INVOLVED IN: fatty acid metabolic process, metabolic process; LOCATED IN: peroxisome; EXPRESSED IN: 24 plant structures; EXPRESSED DURING: 15 growth stages; CONTAINS InterPro DOMAIN/s: Dehydrogenase, multihelical (InterPro:IPR013328), 6-phosphogluconate dehydrogenase, C-terminal-like (InterPro:IPR008927), 3-hydroxyacyl-CoA dehydrogenase, NAD binding (InterPro:IPR006176), 3-hydroxyacyl-CoA dehydrogenase, C-terminal (InterPro:IPR006108), 3-hydroxyacyl-CoA dehydrogenase, conserved site (InterPro:IPR006180), NAD(P)-binding domain (InterPro:IPR016040), 3-hydroxyacyl-CoA dehydrogenase (InterPro:IPR022694); BEST Arabidopsis thaliana protein match is: multifunctional protein 2 (TAIR:AT3G06860.1); Has 14531 Blast hits to 13544 proteins in 1840 species: Archae - 475; Bacteria - 9128; Metazoa - 588; Fungi - 237; Plants - 152; Viruses - 0; Other Eukaryotes - 3951 (source: NCBI BLink).) — its product is MAEMKSVGVVGAGQMGSGIAQLAATSGLDVWLMDADRDALSRATAAISSSVKRFVSKGLISKEVGDDAMHRLRLTSNLEDLCSADIIVEAIVESEDIKKKLFKDLDGIAKSSAILASNTSSISITRLASATRRPSQVIGMHFMNPPPIMKLVEIIRGADTSEETFLATKVLAERFGKTTVCSQDYAGFVVNRILMPMINEAFHTLYTGVATKEDIDSGMKHGTNHPMGPLELADLIGLDVCLSVMKVLHEGLGDSKYAPCPLLVQYVDAGRLGRKRGVGVYDYREATQKLSPRL
- a CDS encoding 3-hydroxyacyl-CoA dehydrogenase family protein — encoded protein: MLQEVGDDAMHRLRLTSNLEDLCSADIIVEAIVESEDIKKKLFKDLDGIAKSSAILASNTSSISITRLASATRRPSQVIGMHFMNPPPIMKLVEIIRGADTSEETFLATKVLAERFGKTTVCSQDYAGFVVNRILMPMINEAFHTLYTGVATKEDIDSGMKHGTNHPMGPLELADLIGLDVCLSVMKVLHEGLGDSKYAPCPLLVQYVDAGRLGRKRGVGVYDYREATQKLSPRL
- a CDS encoding VQ motif-containing protein (VQ motif-containing protein; FUNCTIONS IN: molecular_function unknown; INVOLVED IN: biological_process unknown; LOCATED IN: chloroplast; EXPRESSED IN: 22 plant structures; EXPRESSED DURING: 11 growth stages; CONTAINS InterPro DOMAIN/s: VQ (InterPro:IPR008889); BEST Arabidopsis thaliana protein match is: VQ motif-containing protein (TAIR:AT5G53830.1); Has 135 Blast hits to 135 proteins in 13 species: Archae - 0; Bacteria - 0; Metazoa - 11; Fungi - 0; Plants - 124; Viruses - 0; Other Eukaryotes - 0 (source: NCBI BLink).) encodes the protein MEISTNPPSSSSSSVSSSIINGSLHHHIITRSDHYPTTFVQADSSSFKQVVQMLTGSSSPRSPDSPRPPTTPSGKGNFVIPPIKTAQPKKHSGNKLYERRSHGGFNNNLKNSLMINTLMIGGGGAGSPRFSPRNQEILSPSCLDFPKLALNSPVTPLKQGTNGNEGDPFDKMSPLSEEERGIADKGYYLHRSPISTPRDSEPQLLPLFPVTSPRLSPEM